Within Thunnus thynnus chromosome 15, fThuThy2.1, whole genome shotgun sequence, the genomic segment CTATATCACCACTAGAGAGCAACATaactctgaaatgtctcagctgtgaggtcaccacagagaaacagctgccagaGCATTTCCACACCTCCAACATTACAAAGAGTTTCCTGGCTTAAAGTTTTCAACAGTTAAAGCAAGATTCTTACAAACAGCCTGTTTCCATGAAAGATCAGACCAATACAGTTAAAGTGAAAATTAAACTGTAACTTTTCAACCGTGTTACTGAAGGTTTAAACACTTGCAAATTATTATCAAATAAATCCAAAACTTAACAACAGATATACAGCAAATTACTTTTGGAAACAATCACCTGCATAGACCTCTGTACTGTAAGTGATGGTCATGATGTTTAGATGTCAGAAAGGAGGTTGGTAGTAAAATTCTTAACAGATAAAtttacactgttttatttccttaatGTCAGTATTGTGTTGATGACAGCAGAAACTGACATTCAGAAACCTTTAACACAATTGTTGCATCTATAGGAGGAAACAAACATCTCACTCAGTCTTCTTCACCACATCACATTTTGAAGTCCCCACAGTCAGGTTAATGATATAAAGTGTATATAAACCCTTAAAATCAGCACCTATTTGATGTCAAATGGAGATGGGAAATCATTTATATTACAGAatgtgaaaaacacataaaatgaacaaatagaTTCAGGTAAAATATTACCTAAATAAACTGGAAAGCTAAAGACATTCaccacaaaaatatcaaaattaccTAATGTGAGACAGACAACATGTCTCGACCGTAAACCTAcatggtttttttgtttttgatttatattgtcttatttccttaatgtcagtgttgtgctgTTGACAGCAGAAACTGTCATTAAAAAACTTTTAATCATTAATGAAGTTGTTGCATCTATCAAAGGAAACAAACATCTCAGACAGTCTTGGACTTtaccacttcctcctccacagtCGGGTTAATGATTATCTTCTTCGTCTTCTATGTTATtgatactgtagcactttgaatTTCACTATggatgaaaagtgcagtacaaattagatgtattatttattattatgtattatataaaatatgtatccAAACTATTACAATCAGCATCTATTTTATGTCAAATGGAAATTGGAAATCATTCATATTACAGAATGTGATACACATAAAATTTGCAAATAGATTTAGGTAAAATATTACTTTTAGGGGAAAAAAGTTAGGTAAATTGTTAAGTAAATTGGAACACTAAAGACATTCAcctcaaaaatatcaaaatgactCAATATGAGATGGAGAACATGTCTCAACCAGACAACCTACACCAACTGAAGGCTAAACATCAGAGAACTACAAACTCAAAACAGAGATACACAATAAATGACCTTCATACAAACGAGTCAGAAAGtcttttttgttgggttttttgtgACCTTGAAATAGttgcttttttatattttatatttatcttaGTGCAGTACAGCAAAAACTGTATAAACCCTCTGGAACAATATGATTACAGTTTGTctaaaaggtttaaaaagagTGTCAGTTTTGAACATCTCCACTTGGAGGATTAACCTGCTATTGGGCCCTGAGGCAAAGGTTTGTTGTTTGGCCCCTGTTGTCCCCCACTATACATGGCATAACTctacagctgaaatgattagatgattattgattagttgattgacataacattaattggcaacaattttgatgattgattaaacatttaagtgattttttaactaaaaaacTATTAATTCTCTTGTACCagcctctgaaatgtgaatatttgcaatTCCACAGTTTCCAGTGacagtaaactcaacatctttaggtctttgactgttggtcagacaaaacaattaatctgaATATGTAATATGATCTGCATTTTTAtaaactattttcattttacacactgGAGAATCAATCAATGTTACAGTTTCACttggcagacgcttttatccaaagcgatgTACACATGACAGTTAATACAACACAAGAAGGGATCTACTGAGGATCAAAgcgagtaagtgccataaagctaagtccAGGTCTAATTGCAGTTCATCACTCACCACTGTGTGAATCACGATTAACCAGGTTACTCCTATTATATTCAAAGGTCATATTTTGATCCACACCAGGATAATTCAAACCAAGATATGTGCAGTAGCCTATAGTATATGCCTGTTTAGCGATACACAGGTGGGCCCTCTCAGGTCGTACtaatcaaagtaaaataattgaTCCCAAGTCAGGCTATTCAGAACAGTTATCCACTATAAATCCAGACAGTTGTAAAAAATGACCCCACTGTGCTCATTAAATCACCGAATGCACACTATTGTGAATCAGTGAACTTgtagattattttgttttgtactttcagctgtcaaatatgtataattattacatttgctCCAAGGGtaaaatgtgtgtctgtatagATTAGTGATAGTCAGTGAGCTGGACACCTTCACGCATCAGGTGCAATATCATACTGGTCTACTTTGGTCCCATCATCCCACACAACACACGAAGACacacaacaaaattaaaacGACGACTGGTTTGTCTACTGCAGCGGTCACTAGACTCCCCAAAAAGTCATGCCGTTAAGACGATGgagcttgtttttctgctcatcTTCTTTCCTGTCACACTTTCAGGTGAgattaactttaaaaatgtattttttaacatttagttGTCGAAAAttactcttttgttttttagtgagaGGCCTAACGTGATAcaattcactttcattttcaaatttacgCAGTTTAGATCAAGCTTTACCTGTACCATTTTTGATAAGTCGTTCATTATAAAGGGTTTAATCAATGGCTTTAGCGAtggtaaataaattatttacaaatCCTTTATAGACAGGCGCGTAATCGCCACGGGGGTATAACAAGACGCATACCTGCCATGGGTCTATTACAGGCAGTGAAGTTAGATTTTACAGCGAGCTGAGCGGTTTCCgatgtttcaggcttttctatATAGTACAGAGATTGGTCCATAACTAAAATTACAGGAAGTGCCAAAATTTAGTTGGCAGAGGTGCACACACAGGGGTGGAGCAGCAATTTTAAAAGTGTGGGGGTTCTAGAGGTGGGACATGAGCACGGCAACCCCCCACCTTCAAACACTGTTCCAGTCTcaacatgccaaatcaaaatgaatgccatgcatttaaacaattttttctactactgtagttgtaaccactgcttcagcttaccataaaataattactgagaccATATGAGTGTAACAACTGAGCAGAATTTATTTAGGGTCTCATAGCAGTTTACTActtacatccagttatttgtatgaattgctGTACTGGAGCATAGCTATCCTTATTATACTTAAGATAATCACAGAGTATCTTTATCCTACTTCCTCACATACCTtatagacatgaaattaaaggaaacttacacttccattaaaatgaaatggatggTTATAGATGTATAACAAATTGAACCCTGGTAACAAATCAGTATCAGTTAAGAGTCATTTCTGAGTCCATGGACTAGTACAACCTAAACTGTCttcaattttctttaaaaaagtgTCTCTTTTAGTAGGAATCCAAAGGGGacctttaattgtctttaattgGGAAATTAAATATCTAAAGTTGTCCAGGAGGTTTTGTATCAGCAGGTGCAAATTCCTCTCCAACAGCCACAGGGAAGAAGTGGTCCCTCTTCATCTGAAGTGCTAGTGAGTGCAGAGAGTGAGCAACTAGCTCTCACAGGCCACAGCTACAACTATCTGAACCCTTTTTAAgctcaataataaatagtaatattaCTGTGGTCTAGCTTTAATATACAATACAAACTATAGCTCATTCTAActtatattaaatgcaaaacacacattactccCTAACATAAGGAGTCAAACTATGACGTCTAAAGCAACATATTCCTTTGATATTTAGCGTAAAACAGCATGAACtatgtgagtttacattctggacacagAGGTAACTTGTACATATTCTTGCCAAAGTCCGCTCAGCATTGTGGCTGAAATGTGTTGGATTAATCTGTGAATTTTACCTGTAATgtcgttcaggtgtcactgacaCTGAATATATTTTGCTGAAATAACAGTTTCTGTACAGTTCTTGTGTTCTGTATGTTGTTAACATCTGGCTGTGTGTCAGATTATTTCTTTTGACTTTACTAAATAGTGTCATTATCGAAATGAcctaaatataaaacatacaacTCTAACagattgttttaaatgtgtactCATACTGTAACCTCAGATTagaaataatataatacagtataatgtaataTTATCTAGGtgtaatatgatataatatgttaaaacaacaaaatattcacaGAACAAGAATTAAATTGAAATCTCAAAGCACAGACCTCAAGTATTACTTTAATAAAGGAGTCTTTACATTTTGTATCTGGATGtgttttaaatacacagtgaatGACATTAATGTTGTGGAAACTTGACTTTGTGGTAGCTGAGTTATTTAAAGAGCCTCTGCGTTGGCCCACCAGTTAAAGTATGAGGACCAGAGATGAGAGCCGTTCAacagtttattgttttgttcACAGGATTTCCACTTAAATAGTTCACTTTCACAGACGATTTAAAGGCTAAAAggcaaatgaaaacaataatcagtaaacaaagctactataataaatcaaacacaaatcaaagcacttgtttggttattgaacacagaaacagcaatAACTACAATACACTTCCTTAACTTACACAAATTATGCATCTGGCGCAAAGTCAACTGGAGAAGGTAGCTGATATCACACAGAGATCAGCATGCTGCAGCAGACAAATGGAGAGACTGAGCCAGGCTTCTTATCAGTTCAGGTGTGGTCCGTTAGGTTGAGATCAAGTCCCGCCCACCTATGACTAGGCAGGAAGGAGGATTTTCTACAAACGATTTAATGTTTCATAAGAAGACCTTTGTGACATTAACTGTGATTTCAAGGCAATATTCTTATTACAACGACTCAGGTGTTGTAAGGCAGGAATACAATATCAAtttataacataataatgtgAAAACTATAAGCCAAGGCATAAATCATGGGCTACATCATGTCTCAGTATTTCAAAACCAGATATTCCAAAACTGCCtgcaacaaaaatgtattaacactTTAATAACTGCATGTGTGGAGTCTATGTGACACAAGAGGAGATACTCGAGTATGACCTTTTGCTTCAGATGATGTTGGTCTTTCATTAAGTGTAATGATTCTCACTTAGACTATTAACTGCAGCTTAATGTACCAGCATCATGTAGTAAAGCACAATTTCACCAATTTTTATCATATTGCAGTATCtcttttaaatataactgtacatttactaCAGAGCTTAACATACCTCAGATTTTGACATGTCTGTTCACTGCtgattaattattgattcaAGTCAATAAATTATATTGATTAGTATGGAGGCACATTGCATTAAGAGCAGAAAAACTGGAGagatattttcttcaaataatTTGTTCTCATAATAATGTAGCATCTCCTATAGTAGGATTAAATGTACAACTAATAGCTATATTATGTTGAAGATATTTACCTCATCATTGAGAGGAAGTATCTGGTTAATATGAATTCATCAGAAAAGTATTTTGCAATTATGAGTTCTTTATCTTGTAATCATCACTGACCTAGGCCTGATTTAGTTGGCTTTTGTTCCCTCTTGGTTTGAGGTTTTTGATACTGATGTTATTAAACATTATTCACCAAAGTCAcatttctgaaattattttatcagttttgtacagtgttgctttgtttttttccaccagacCGACTAAACACAGATcaggtttttttaaatgtaattaatcaaattaaataatataataaaataacaaaatttctacagattaagatatttttcattattcaagCAAAATAAGGCAAAttagagaaaacactgataaatagTTGTAATTCATATGCTTTGCTCACCATATGTTGTTCCACTTTTTGGAATCTCATATCAGTGTACAGATATTTATATcaagatttaacattttgattagaTTTACACTTGAATGTATATGTAGTCATTACTAACcttatataaaatgatgatcAGTAAGTTTAATAAAGCTGTCTTAGTCATTATGGCAAATATGCCAACAAAAATGACCTATTAACATATCCAgcattcatttatgttttgagttgtgtttttggctgccTGGCCAATGGAAggtcaatattcactctccttttagcttttgtttagTCTCAATCATTCCAAGtataatatctggctcttaggTTGGTAGATGTTCTACTTTCATCACCAGCTCATCactaactttgtgtgtctgaggtttcatgctggacaaaatattgaatgtaattaaatgttattatcacAAGTATAGATAAATGcatgattataaaaaaagaaCTTAAAAACCCTTAAAACCTCTTTCTTTTACAGGGAAACACTCGCTGAAGATTTTCACCACAACGTCCTCTGGAGTCAAAAACTTCCcagattttgtggttgttgGGTTGGTTGATGAAGTTCCAACAGGTTACTGTGACAGCATCAGTAAGAAAGTAGAAGGCAAACAGGACTGGTCACAAAAACTGTTAGAAGATGATCCACAACATCTGGAGTGGTACACTCAGGAGTGTTTGTCAATCCAAAATTACCACAAAGCTGACACTGACATTTTGAAGCAgcaactgaaccaaactgaaggtaagtaaaaatactgtaaaaatgtaaagttgtgtttttgttgaatagcaataagatatatttttattataaacagacatatttacacactgaaaaacatacACAGTTTACTAAATGTGCATATATTCTTCACTCATATCTCTCCCTCTATTACCAGCCATGTGATGTGAGGGACTCTTTCAAAATGGGTcgtcaatattaatattaaatatagtTTCCCTGGTAGCTATGTGCTGGattcactgaaaaactgagcaaaaaggTTCTACATTTGAATCTTGgacttgctgtgtgtgtgtgtgtgtgtgtgcatgtgcgtgtgtgtgtgtgtgtgtgcgtgcgtgtgtgtgtgagtgtgtgtatgtgtctgcacatgcgtgtgtgtgtgcgtgcgtgtgcgtatgtgtgtgtgcgcgtatgtgtgtgtgtgtgtgcgtgcgtgcgcgtgtaagtgtgtgcgtgtgtgtatgtgtgtgtgtatatgtgtgtctatgtgcgtgtgtgtgtgtgcgtgcgtgtgtatgcgtgcgtgtgtatgcgtgcgtgtatgcgtgcgtgtatgcctgcgtgtgtgcgtgcgtgtgcacgtgtgtgcgcatgtgtgtatgtctgtgtgtgcatgcgtgtgcgtgcgtgcgtgcgtgtatgtgcgtgcgtgtgtgtgtgtgtgttagtgcgtgtgtgtgcatgtgtacatgcgtgcgtgtgtgtatttttgcgtgtgtgtgtgtgtacatgtgtatgtgtatgtgtgtgcgtgtttgtgtgtgtgtgtgcgtatgtgtgtgtgtctgtgtgtgtgtgtgcgtgtgtgtgtttgtgtgtgtgcgtgtgtctgtgtgtgtgtgtgcgtgtgtgtgtgtgtgtgtgtgtgtgtgtgtgcgtgtgtgtgcgtgtgtgtgtgtgtgcgtgtgtgtgtgcgtgtgtgtgtgtacatgtgtatgtgtgtgtgtgcgtgtttgtgtgtgtgtgtgcgtatgtgtgtgtgtctgtgtgtgtctgtgtgtgtgtgtatgtgtgtgtgtgtgcgtgtgcgtgtgtgtgtgtgcgtatgtgtgtgtctgtgtgtgtgtgtgtgcgtgtgcgtgtgtgtgcgtatgtgtgtgtctgtgtgtgtgtgtgtgtctgtgtgtgtgtgtgtgtgcgtgtgtgtgtgtgtgtgtgtgtgcgtgtgtgtgtgtgtgcgtatgtgtgtgtctgtgtgtgtgtgtgtgcgtgtgtgtgtgcgtgtgtgtgtgtgtgtgtgtgtgtgtgtgcgtgtgtgtgtgtgtgtgtgtgtgcgtgtgtttgtgtgtgtgtgtgtgtgtgcgtgtgcgtgtgtgtgtgtgtgtgtgtgtgtgtgtgttgcccttcTTGTCATGTTTGGTTTGATCTGGATACTTAATAACTGCAGGTCAAGTACGTTTTGGTTGGAAAGTTTGACCCCTTAATGTCAGtttatgtatttctgtgtgttggtcTTGCAATGAAGAGGTGACTCTTCCACATGTTCcttgacattttctaaaatgcaGCCTCACATAGGCTCCAGCCACCTGTAACCCTCTGTGGGATCTcattctgctctctgtctctctctcaggtgtccacatctTCCAGATGATGGATGGCTGTGAATGGGATGATGAGACTGGAGAGATTAATGGTTTTGCTCAGTTTGGTTATGATGGAGAAGACTTCATAGCATTTGACCTGAAGACACTGACATGGATCGCACCAAAACCACAAGCTGTCATCACCAAACACAAGTGGGACAGAGATAGACTTTACAATGAAAGGTGGAACTACTTCCTCACCCAGCAGTGCCCTGAGTTTGTGAGGAGATATTTGGACCTTGGGAAGAGCTCTCTGCTGAGAACAGGTAGAATCACATGACCTGATGTAGTTTCATGGacacaacaatatttaaatgcatcttCTGTTTCTAACCTCCCTCCCACACCCCTCACCATTTATCTCTCCAGACCttccctcagtgtctctcctccagaagactccctcctctccagtcagctgccacGCTACAGGTTTCTACCCTCACAGAGCCATGatgttctggaggaaagatggagaggagcttcATGAGGACGTGGAACACGGAGAGATCCTCCCCAACCATGATGGATCCTTCCAGATGAGTGTTGACCTGAACCTTTCATCTGTCACACCTGAAGACTGGAGGAGGtacgaatgtgtgtttcatctctctggtgCAAAGAACGACATCGTCACCAAACTGGACAAAGCAGTGATCAGAACCAACTGGGGTAAGACTGGAATACTGACTTTactatgtttatttaatgtatacATGTAATTTGCCATGAACATTTAGAAGATGTTAAGCCTGAGCTCTGATTTTACAATTTGAATGAGTTTGAAACAATCTTGACTTTCTGGAGTTGAAGGTTAGTTAAGTCCAgggttaacaaacaaaactgctgttctggtcattcaaataaatattgtttcttactTGTTACATTATGCACATGACCTACTAAAAATTACTTTAGtgaatgcaacaaaaaacagttcaaatctAGTGGTGTGCCAGCAAATGATTAGGAGCACAGGTCTGTCACAAATCTaaccaaattaaacataaaacataatttcagaaaaaagaaacacaacatgcaaaatgctagaccacatttttactttacttgtattttatttattgcactgTCATGGGATTACTCACAAGACAATCtactgtttgtatgtgaaaataagatttattaAACAGTAAGAACAAATTAGAACTGTTGCTGATCTGAGGAAACATgtgaccatgcaggagagaGCAAGAGCTTTCAGGGAGGACAGGGTGATCAACTCAAAGATGAcaggatgaaaaacataaagaacaaagctttagtattacaataacaaagacacaaaaggtgtaatacaacaaagacagGGAACAGGTACAACATAGACACAGGATGGACACACAGAGGTCTGAAGCACTAAGGTGGTTTTCACCTGCAGATGATCATTGTATAAATTATTATGATGCCAAATTAAACCATCACATCAACATGTCCAGTAACATTAATTTCACCTAGAAAGAGACATCATCTGCTTTTGGCAGTATAATTGAGCTGCTGTACTCATATTAACAACTCTGCACATCCTGGACAATAATAAGTTTCCTCAGCAGAAAACTCTCACAGGATTcccaaactgtctgtgtgtcacgACGGGAAAGTCCTGTGTTTTAAGGGGATGAAAATAAGAAACGTGATCATCAATAATGTTGTATGattatcatacattattataggtgaaaataccaaaaatgcaTTGGCATGCCCTTGatgcactgtgaatgttttgttctggttccagtttctccctCAGAGTTCCCTGCTGGTCCTGTTATTGGAGGTGTtgtaggactgctgctgctcctggcagtctgcatcactggagtcttcatctggaggaggaaaaataatGGTGAGAGACAACCGTACTTTTACTCATCATCaagtcattttaacaacaaataacagtgTAACCTGGCTGATGTTCAGTAACGTGACCTCCAGCTAAAGAGTTACTCTCttatctttcaaaataaaagaagaaatcagtgaaattaatacagtgtttctataaaacatttattagtgttttctttgtttgctttcataaattctgacattttacattttgaaatattgtaatCTCTCATCTGTATTTCAGGATTCAGTCCTGCAAACTGTGAGTATTATGTCAATTAATCTGTCTTTCCCCCTGTCTCtctatatacaaataaatacatttaacagtTTAAATTGAACTACTGacaccttgtttttcttttatagctTCAGACCCATCATCCTCTGATCCATCTTCAGTCAGAGATGCAGCTCTTAACTGATCACAGTgagtatttcatcatgtcatcaacactgtgcagatactgtatgaagaatctctctgttgctcctcctgaaactagctacagtatactgatataatactctcataaatatactgaaattctgtctttgttaaaaaactgtttgtCTGATTTGACAGTATTTGTCAGTCAAGTGATCCAGTATAGTTACAGGAAACAGCTGACACTGAGGTTTTATTGTAATAATGATTAAACGTTTTACATTCTggaccaaaataaaacatattgcatataatattaaatcaaatactgtataatatgaccACTAATAATTCCAGGTCCTTTTCTATTTGTTACTCTGTCTTTGCAGCTTTCCAGTAAAGATTTAGAGGAGAATAGTGAACTCAAATAAAGATGCTGTGgcttcaatattttattctattttgcatcataaatgtttattaacaaaacttgttttaatgaatattgagatgtgacatcacaggacCCGTCAGAGAGTCACAGGATACATCAAACTAAAGTGTGAATTCATAGATCAGATTTATGAGTTTTAGGTCATCAGTGGATGCAGTGAAGAATGATATCTGTGAAGattatctgagagctgatagaagcattaatgttgatgtgaatcctccactgcaggagtaacaacatctggagagaactgatgctgctgtccagctgtttcctcaaacctttggtggagatgaatcactgcagcagctaccaGACACCAAAGAGCCACAACGTTACTCCAGTGGGGcatcttttgtcttcagatatcaaATTCATATCAGTTAGTCATGTGATGTActgtctttgatgatgatgggagACATGCAGCACTTTAACCTCTGCTTCTAACGCTGGAGTCAAAcctaaaactttaaatgttcaaCTACTCATGCTTTCACTAATaattagtttgacagtttgcatTTTAGAAACACTAATGAAGATTCTGCACTAGGCCACAattgaaaaaacacagtttttgtttcttttgtttcattgtGATTACAGTTTGAACACTGCATCTCAACATCTCTCACTTTAACCAAAGTATAAATATCTTAGTTATGTTTTAGTCTTCCAACACACATTGCTCCTCCACT encodes:
- the LOC137198602 gene encoding major histocompatibility complex class I-related gene protein-like, which encodes MELVFLLIFFPVTLSGKHSLKIFTTTSSGVKNFPDFVVVGLVDEVPTGYCDSISKKVEGKQDWSQKLLEDDPQHLEWYTQECLSIQNYHKADTDILKQQLNQTEGVHIFQMMDGCEWDDETGEINGFAQFGYDGEDFIAFDLKTLTWIAPKPQAVITKHKWDRDRLYNERWNYFLTQQCPEFVRRYLDLGKSSLLRTDLPSVSLLQKTPSSPVSCHATGFYPHRAMMFWRKDGEELHEDVEHGEILPNHDGSFQMSVDLNLSSVTPEDWRRYECVFHLSGAKNDIVTKLDKAVIRTNWGKTGILTLLCVVGLLLLLAVCITGVFIWRRKNNGERQPIQSCKLFRPIIL